In the Methanoculleus taiwanensis genome, GTCGTGCCGTACCGCTGGAAGTATCGCTGCCGGCGTTCGTGCTCGGTCTCCTCCCGCTCCGTCAGCGGCGAGGCGACCTGCCCCCGTTCGAACGCCATATCGTATACCTTCCCGTCCCGGTAGACGCTTACCCGAAGCCAGCTGGCGAGGGCATTGACGACGGATACGCCGACACCGTGCAGACCGCCGGAAACCTGATAGGTATTCTTATCAAACTTTCCACCCGCATGGAGCACGGTAAGAACGATCTCAAGAGCGCTCTTATCGTACCGCGGCATCATATCCACGGGTATACCGCGCCCGTTGTCGTCGACCGTAACCGAACCGTCTCTATTGATGATCACCACGATGTGGTCGCAGATACCTGCAAGCGCTTCGTCGATCGAGTTGTCGACGACCTCATAGACGAGGTGGTGAAGACCGCGGGTATCCGTGCTCCCGATATACATCGCGGGACGCTCACGTACGGGCTTTAAGCCTTCGAGTACTGTAATATGGGATGCGTCGTACGTATCAGTCATCTGTGACCTCCGCTAGAAGAGCAGCGTCCTGAATCGTAACAAAATTCACAGTAAATATTGGTTTTATAAGCACTTATAGGTGTCCGCTGATCGAAAGCGGACGCTCAGTCGTACTTTCCGGCATCCGGGTCAGGTATGCCGAGGTGCTTGTCGATCGCGATCGCCAGCCGGTTGATGAGCCTTCGGACGTCGGCAGCATCCTCTCTGTCCATCGTGCCGGGCTGATGCCAGATCACCTGTTTGCGGAGCCGTTCAACAAGTTCCTCGATCTCAGTCCCCCGAAACTCTTCAGGGAGTATCAGATCGTCGAGATGATCCGAAGCGCCGTAGAATGCTTTCTCGGGCGGCAGCCCGAAATGCTTTGCAAGGAGCATCAGATTGACCACAAATCCTCGTCCGAACTCGCTCTTCATATGCAGGAATAGACCGATGAGAGAGAAAAAGATACTGATCGGGAAGCCTTACCCACGGAGGCAGACAACAAGCGTGCTCGCGGCGATAAAGAAGAGCGAGGCGGCGAAGAGAGAGACCTCCCCCCGGGTGAGCGGCTTTGCCCTTGTATGCAGTGTGCAGTCGCTGCCGTATCCCCGACAGAGCATGGCCGTATAGGTTCGCTCTCCCTGTTCGTACGATCTGATGAAGATCGTCCCGATGGTGTACCCGAGCTGCCGGAGACGATACCGGTAGGGGAGACGGCGATCGAGGGGGTCGAAACACCGTGTCTCCATCGCAGCCCGGATCTTTCCAAACATCTCCGCAAAGACGAAGAGATACCGGATCATCATGCCGAGCGGCAGAGTAAACTCCCGTGGAAGCCCGAGCCGGGCGGATGCGTCGACGAGATCCTGCATGCGGGTGGTCGACGAGAGCAGGATGATGAACGATACGCTGACGATGAACTTGGCAAAGAGGATCGACGCGAACTCGACCGACTCGGCATACACCTCTATCCCGAACGGAAGGGACAGAACCGGATGGAACACCTCGTAGTACCTGTTTTTAAAGAATATCTGGAAGATGATGAGGAATATACCGAACGGAAGGATCAGCACCAGCCTGCGGAGATAGACACCAGGAGAGAGGCGGGATACTGCCCAGAGCACCGAAAAGAAGAGAATAAAGATAATGCCGAGCTCGATGACCTTCGGCGAGTACGGGACGGCGACGATGGCAACGATCACGGCAAGGGTCAACAGCAGTTTGATCCGGGCGTCGAGCCGGTGGATGGGGCTTATGCAATAGGCGTGTTTCTCGATGTAGTAGAGATCGTCGATCATGCCCGCCTCGCGTATGCATCCAGGAGCGACCGCTTCGCCCCGTCGAAGGTGTATGCCATATCGACGTCGATTCCGTTATCCCGAAGCGTTGCGATCAGCCTCGGTATGGTCGGAACCTCAAGACGGGTGCGGACGAGGAGCTCCTGCCTCGCGAAGATATCATCGATACTGCCCTTTGCCGCGATCTTCCCCTGATCCATGACGTAGATGTAGTCAGCGACCTCAGGCACGAGCTCGACGTGGTGCGTCGAGAAGATCACGGTCATGCCGTATTTCTGCGGAAGCGTATTGACAAACTCGACGAGGCTCGCGACGCCCTGCGGGTCAAGCCCGGCAGTGGGTTCGTCGAGAACCAGCACCTGCGGCTCCATGGCTATCACACCGGCTATGGCGACGCGCTTCTTTTCACCCCCGGAGAGGTGGTGCGGCACCCGTTCGCGCAGGTGCTCGATATCGAGCAGGGCAAGAGCGGCATCCACCCGGTGCGCTACCGTCTCGTCGTCGAGACCGAGGTTCATCGGCCCGAAAGCCACGTCCTGTTCCACCGTCGGCGAGAAGATCTGGTCGTCCGGATTCTGAAAGACGATACCCACTATCTTTCGGATCTCCCGGAGGTTCTCCTTCGTGATCGGTTCACCACGGATCAGCACCTCTCCTGAGGCCGGCTTTAAGAGTCCGTTGAAATGCTTGAAGAGCGTACTCTTCCCCGCTCCATTCGCACCGATGACGGCGATGCGGGACGCTCTCTCCGCGACAAAATTGACGCCCGAGAGTGCGGCCACATTACCACGGTAGACGTGGGAGAGGTTCCGGGTCTCGATCAGATGCATGATTCAAAAAATGAATCGAGATAGGTATTCTAATTATCGGGACGTGCAGAGATCCGGGCAACGCCGTAGGCGATCCCGAAGAGAACCAGAGTCCCGAGGACGACGGCCAGAACTTCGCCGGGTTTGTCCATGCCCGGGACAGTGTAATCAGGGAGAGGCGAGTCGTAGGCGAAGGAGTTCCCCGTCACTTCCACGATCTGCCCTTCCGCATGCTCCGCCGCTTCTTCATCGATCGCATCGCCGGTAAGGGACTTTGCCCCATAAATCCCGTAAAACGCACTCTCAAGGCCGTCAGGGCTTCCGGAGGCGAGAAACGGAGCTGCAACCGCGATGATCAGGGCGACGGCGATGCCGCCGAGGATGATCATTCTCCGATCCATCAGCTGCTCACCCCCAGAGGCTGCTCCATGATGTCCGGCCGCGCCGACGCAATAAGGTAGAGAGCTATCGCGGTAATACCTCCCTCAATGCCTCCTATGACGGCATGGTAGAGGCCCATTGAGATGAGACCAAGCTCAAGCGGGAACGTGCCGGCAATAGCAAGTTCGAAAGCGCAGGCGATGGCGGAGACGAAGAGCGACGCCCACCCCGCAATAAATGCGGCGGCATAAGCGTTCCGCGTGAGCCCACGGAGAGCCGTGTACGTGTAGTACCCGACGAAACCGCCGATGACTCCCATATTGACGATATTCGCACCCATCACGGTGATACCGCCGTCACCGAAGATGACACCCTGGACCAGCAGAACCAGCGTCAGGACGAATACAGCGGCAAACGGGGAACCGAGGACGATGGCAGCAAGAGCCGCACCGACCATATGCCCGCTGGTACCCCACGGGATAGGGATATTCAGTGCCTGGATGGCAAAGATGCCTGCCGCAAGTACCGCCACGAGCGGCACCTTCTCTTCACCCATAGACTGCCGCGCCCACCGGAGGGAGAGTGCAATGAATATCAGAGCAACAATCCAGTAAACAGCGGCCTGTGTCAGGGGTATGAACGCATCAGGAATATGCATAGACGCACCAGCGAGATAGTAGCACACCCATGTATAAAAGTATTACGAAGAGTTATTTCAATTTCAATTTTTCAGAATATGGCGGAGACCCGAAGCAAAAATAACGCCTGCCGCTTTGAGGAACGAAGGTTTTACCGCCAGGCGGCGCACCAGCGCACTTGGACGATCCATATCCCCGAACCGCACAATCGTCTCAAGGATCTCCGGGTCGTCCATCACTCTGCAGAGGCGATCGATCTCTTCCGGGGTCATTGCCTGCCGCATTTTTAAAAGTTTTAATCCAACGGAGAGCTCCTTTCCGAAATCCTGCCACCACCGGGTTTCATACTCCCGCAGGGCGCCGTCGTTGAACATTCCCTTTTCACAGCATGCCGATGCCACGCAAGCTGCGTGCTCTGCGGAGCGGACACCGGTGTAGACACCTCCACCGGACGTGGGTTTTGCGAACCCGGCCGCATCTCCGACAAAGAGCGTCTTATGCCCGTACGTCCGGGGCATCACCCCGAGCGGTATGGTGCCCGATACCAGGTGAACGCACCCTGCCGGATACTGCCGGGCGAACGCAGCGAAACGCTCTTTCGTGAAAGCACCGCTGCAGAGGCCGACCCTGGCACGCCGATTATTCACCGGGATCACCCATCCGAAGAAATCAGGCGAAGCGTTCGGGTGCACCTCGACGTAACGCGGGTCTATCTCGCACGGCAGATCGGCCTGGACACCGGAGAGATAGATCGATGAACGCTCCATACCGAGCATCCGGGCAATGGAACTTCGCGGCCCGTCTGCAGCGATCAGGAGACGGAACGGGATCTCCTCGCGGCCACCGAGCCCCCGCGTCAGAAGGTTTCCGTCGCGGATCCCGGCAACATAGGTTTTGAGCCGAAGCTCGGCACCAGCACGGGCAGCCTCTTCCGCCATCTCCCGGTCGAGGACGGCACGGTCGACGACATACGCCTTCGTCTTTCCGGCGTCGAAACAGACCTCGCCCCCGAGACCGGATACCATCCGGGCACCACGGACTTCGTTTAAGATCGACCGAACAGAGACACGACAGACTTCGAATGCCGAAACGCTCAGAAGGCCGGCACACTGGACGGGATACCCGACGGCGGCGTGCTCCTCGACAAGGAGCGTCTTTAACCCGTGCTCGGCACAGAACCTGGCAGCAGCACTTCCCGCAGGGCCGGCTCCCACCACTACAACATCGTAGACCAGAATCAGCACCTCGCCCTGTCACGCCCGGCATAGGCCGTGGCATGACGATCCGTACACTACTAATGGATCTTAAGGGGCATAAACTGACGGTTACGGCGAACGCAACGAGAGCGGATGAGGAGAGACTCCGGGATCACCATCCGTATGCCAGCAGGATACAGAAAACCGCCAGTGCATCGGCGAGAGGCGCCTGCATGCCATACGGATAGCTGCATTCAGCACGTCCGAAAATGCAGCGGAGGCCGCGCTCCTCACAGAGCAGAAGGTTCGTCATGCCGCTCTAGACCACCCCGCCCCGGATAAGCGGCGACGGCTTTCACATACCGCGGCCGTAATACCGCTTTTCCGACAGGAGCATATTTGATGGATAACCTCAACAGATACATACGAGATGCCGGACATACCCGATTTTAAGTGGAAACAGTGTCTGATCGTGCGCAATGACATTAAGATGAGTTGCGGGAAGAAATGCGCCCAGATAGCCCACGCAGCCATCGGAGCTTACGAAAAAGCCGATAAAATTGCGAGGAAGAACTGGTTTGACGAAGGGCAGAAGAAGGTGGTGCTCAAGGCAAACTCCGAGCGGCAACTCTTCGAGATCAAAACGATAGCCGAACAGGCAGGGATAGCAGCTTCGATCATTCAGGACGCCGGCCTCACCGAGATCCCTCCCGGCACCGTGACTGCGCTCGGCCTCGGGCCGGCGAGGAGCGAAACGCTCGACCGGATCACCGGCGATCTCTCACTCCTATGATGCAGTCA is a window encoding:
- a CDS encoding PDGLE domain-containing protein; this encodes MDRRMIILGGIAVALIIAVAAPFLASGSPDGLESAFYGIYGAKSLTGDAIDEEAAEHAEGQIVEVTGNSFAYDSPLPDYTVPGMDKPGEVLAVVLGTLVLFGIAYGVARISARPDN
- the pth2 gene encoding peptidyl-tRNA hydrolase Pth2 — translated: MPDIPDFKWKQCLIVRNDIKMSCGKKCAQIAHAAIGAYEKADKIARKNWFDEGQKKVVLKANSERQLFEIKTIAEQAGIAASIIQDAGLTEIPPGTVTALGLGPARSETLDRITGDLSLL
- a CDS encoding ATP-binding cassette domain-containing protein, whose translation is MHLIETRNLSHVYRGNVAALSGVNFVAERASRIAVIGANGAGKSTLFKHFNGLLKPASGEVLIRGEPITKENLREIRKIVGIVFQNPDDQIFSPTVEQDVAFGPMNLGLDDETVAHRVDAALALLDIEHLRERVPHHLSGGEKKRVAIAGVIAMEPQVLVLDEPTAGLDPQGVASLVEFVNTLPQKYGMTVIFSTHHVELVPEVADYIYVMDQGKIAAKGSIDDIFARQELLVRTRLEVPTIPRLIATLRDNGIDVDMAYTFDGAKRSLLDAYARRA
- a CDS encoding geranylgeranyl reductase family protein, whose translation is MVYDVVVVGAGPAGSAAARFCAEHGLKTLLVEEHAAVGYPVQCAGLLSVSAFEVCRVSVRSILNEVRGARMVSGLGGEVCFDAGKTKAYVVDRAVLDREMAEEAARAGAELRLKTYVAGIRDGNLLTRGLGGREEIPFRLLIAADGPRSSIARMLGMERSSIYLSGVQADLPCEIDPRYVEVHPNASPDFFGWVIPVNNRRARVGLCSGAFTKERFAAFARQYPAGCVHLVSGTIPLGVMPRTYGHKTLFVGDAAGFAKPTSGGGVYTGVRSAEHAACVASACCEKGMFNDGALREYETRWWQDFGKELSVGLKLLKMRQAMTPEEIDRLCRVMDDPEILETIVRFGDMDRPSALVRRLAVKPSFLKAAGVIFASGLRHILKN
- the cbiM gene encoding cobalt transporter CbiM; amino-acid sequence: MHIPDAFIPLTQAAVYWIVALIFIALSLRWARQSMGEEKVPLVAVLAAGIFAIQALNIPIPWGTSGHMVGAALAAIVLGSPFAAVFVLTLVLLVQGVIFGDGGITVMGANIVNMGVIGGFVGYYTYTALRGLTRNAYAAAFIAGWASLFVSAIACAFELAIAGTFPLELGLISMGLYHAVIGGIEGGITAIALYLIASARPDIMEQPLGVSS
- the cbiQ gene encoding cobalt ECF transporter T component CbiQ, with the translated sequence MIDDLYYIEKHAYCISPIHRLDARIKLLLTLAVIVAIVAVPYSPKVIELGIIFILFFSVLWAVSRLSPGVYLRRLVLILPFGIFLIIFQIFFKNRYYEVFHPVLSLPFGIEVYAESVEFASILFAKFIVSVSFIILLSSTTRMQDLVDASARLGLPREFTLPLGMMIRYLFVFAEMFGKIRAAMETRCFDPLDRRLPYRYRLRQLGYTIGTIFIRSYEQGERTYTAMLCRGYGSDCTLHTRAKPLTRGEVSLFAASLFFIAASTLVVCLRG